Proteins encoded by one window of Tunturibacter psychrotolerans:
- the murQ gene encoding N-acetylmuramic acid 6-phosphate etherase produces the protein MENTTNLAALATEARNPRTQNIDQLPTLDMVRLINDEDAKVAAAVAAVLPQIAQAIDAIAERFQRGGRLFYTGAGTSGRLGVLDASECPPTFSVSPDLFHAIIAGGDTALRKSSEQSEDSPEQGAADLATAGITAHDALIGIAASGRTPYVLGALAHARKQGALTIALACVPDSPIAAASDISIAAVTGPEILTGSTRMKAGTATKLVLNMISTGVMIKTGAVYGNLMVNMQTTNVKLVDRAQRIIMAATGVDQLTAAKLLTEAGSIKTAIVMQKLSLDRSTAEAKLAANKGNLSALLRTS, from the coding sequence ATGGAAAACACGACGAACCTCGCAGCTCTCGCCACAGAAGCCCGCAATCCGCGCACACAGAACATCGACCAGCTCCCAACTCTCGACATGGTCCGCCTGATCAACGACGAGGACGCCAAGGTCGCCGCCGCCGTTGCCGCCGTCCTTCCCCAAATCGCACAGGCCATCGACGCAATCGCGGAGCGCTTCCAGCGAGGTGGGCGCCTCTTCTACACCGGAGCAGGCACCAGCGGCCGCCTTGGCGTGCTCGATGCCAGCGAGTGCCCTCCAACCTTCTCTGTCTCCCCCGATCTCTTCCATGCCATCATCGCTGGCGGCGACACCGCCCTCCGCAAATCCAGCGAACAATCAGAGGACTCCCCCGAGCAAGGCGCAGCCGACCTCGCCACCGCAGGTATCACGGCACACGACGCGCTCATCGGCATCGCCGCCAGCGGCCGCACCCCTTACGTCCTCGGAGCTCTCGCCCATGCCCGCAAGCAAGGCGCACTCACCATCGCGCTCGCCTGCGTCCCCGACTCCCCAATCGCCGCAGCCTCCGACATCTCCATCGCCGCGGTCACAGGTCCCGAGATCCTCACCGGCAGCACACGCATGAAGGCCGGCACCGCCACCAAGCTCGTCCTCAACATGATCTCTACCGGCGTCATGATCAAAACAGGAGCCGTCTACGGCAACCTCATGGTCAACATGCAAACCACCAACGTCAAACTAGTCGACCGTGCTCAACGCATCATCATGGCCGCCACGGGTGTCGACCAGCTCACCGCAGCAAAGCTGCTCACCGAAGCCGGCAGCATAAAGACCGCAATCGTCATGCAAAAACTCTCGCTCGACCGTTCCACCGCCGAGGCAAAACTAGCCGCCAATAAAGGCAATCTGTCCGCCCTCCTCCGGACATCCTAA